The Phormidium sp. PBR-2020 DNA segment GAAGTTCTGGACTGTCCCAGGGATCGGGGAGACTGCTTGAGGTCGGGTTACCCTTGGGGTGATGGGGACTGTCTAAGTCAAAGAAGTAGGCGATCGCCTGTTCAATCAGCTCTTGTACTCGGTAGTACAAGCCAGAGGCATCGCCGGTCAGTTCAGAGCGATCGGAGGCGGAATGGCCGTGACGATTGAGGGCCCCACCGCTAGCGGAAAGTCGCCGTGACTGGGTTCCGGTGATGGGGGGGGATGAGTTAACCCTAGCCCCGGCATTGAGTCGTCCTTTCGGAGAGGCCTGCTCGTCGCTGTTTCTGGGTTCAGAGCCAAAAAAGTAATCGATCGCCGCTTTGACAATCAGCCGGACTTTCACCCAGGCTGGCTCGGGTTCTTCTACGATGGGGAGAAGATACTCGTTTTCTAGATGGGCGATTTGGCGATCGATAAGGGCGATGGATTGGGGGGAGAGAACAAATCCCTTGGTGTCTGGTTCTGGGACCTGGCGAGGACGGTGGGGGACCTGAACTAACTCAGATTCCTCAAACCAGTTTAAGGATAGGGCTAGGGGACTCCGTTGTACCCAACGCATGGCCCGGTTAAAAACTCGTACTGGATAGGGTTTGGGAGCGGGACGAACGGCTTTTAGGGTTTGGTGCCAATAGCTGGCGATCGCTTTGAGAAGGTATTGGTCGAGATGCTCTTGTTGCGACGGCGGAATCACATCTAGGGGGCGATTATCTGGGGTGATCAAGAGCAACTGTCCATCAGAACAGGAACTGGCGATGGCTCGAATTGGCTCTGAGGTGAGGTTGAGGCGTTCGGCTTCCTCTAGAACGTCTTCGATGGGGCGATCGGCGGCGGGAAGTGGGGCGGCCTGACGAGCGCTGGTGCTAAATTGGCGATCAAGACGGCGAGCCGTTTGGAAGATGGCGTAGACTGGATACAGCACGGCTTGTACGGCGGTTTGAGCCGCAAAACGGACATGACGGGCAGCTTTGGCGGTCGCGTTGCCCAACCGCAGCGACTGTTCGGCGACGAAGTTGAAAAAACGGCTCTGATAACGACCTGTGTATGTAGACAACCTGCTTGGGCCCCATCTGCGTCTGTTGCTGTTGTCCCGATTGTAACCCAGATGGAGACCGGAATTTTAGGGAATGTTGCGGATGTTAAGGAATGTCTCTGGTGGACTTGATTATCTTTCTTGATTCTTATATCTTTTAGGAATCTATCAAATGGGGTCAGTGATGAATAGCTCAACACAGGCATCAGACCTAACACTCTTTGGACTGCCTCCAGAACGGGGTCGCTGGTTTCTGATTCCTTTGGGAATGCTGGTTCTGCTTTGCTTGGGGACGGTGTATTCCTGGAGTATTTTCAGGAAACCGCTGGAGGCTGAGCTAGATTTAACGGCAACGGAAAGTTTATTACCCTACATGATTGCCTTGCTGTGTTATGCGGTGACGATGCCCATTGCGGGGTTCTATATTACTCGCGTGGGAACCCGTTTAATGACGGCGGTTGGGGCGGTTGTGGTGGGCCTTGGTTATGCTCTTGCCAGCTTTGCGAATGGGATTGGGGTGATGGTTCTTGGCTATGGGGTGATTGCGGGAATTGGGGTGGGGATTACTTATGGGATTCCCATGGCAGTGGCGGCTCGTTGGTTCCCCGATAAGAAGGGCCTGGCGGTGGGGTTAACGATTGTGGGGTTTGGTTTATCGCCCTTGGTGACGGCTCCTCTGGCGAAAGGCTTGATTGATACCTATGGGGTTCAACCGAGCTTGTTGATTTTGGGGCTGTCCTTTACGATTATTATTTCGGCGATCGCCACCACGATGAAGTTACCCCCAACCTGTTGGATTCCTAGCCAGACGGCGGGCGGTAAACAGAAGCTGTCGGTTCCGGTGAGTTATCCCAAGAAGATGCTCAAAAGTCCTTCCTTTTATGGACTTTGGCTGTGTTATACCATTGGGACGTTTGTGGGACTAAGTGCGATCGGGATTTCTAGTCCGGTTGGGGAAGAACTGATCGCCATTGATCCAGCGATGGCCGCCACCAGTGTCTCGATTTTTGCCATATTTAATGGGGTGAGTCGCCCTCTATTTGGCTGGCTGTGCGATCGCCTGCAACCCCGTTATGTGGCGATCGCCTCTTATGTGCTGATTCTCATTGGCTGCATTTTGATGCTGAACGCCGGAGAAGGACAGGTGGCAACCTATATGGTGGCCTTTTCTCTATTTTGGTTTTCTCTGGGGGGCTGGTTGGCCTTGGCTCCCACGGCGACGCTACGACTGTTTAATCCCGATGATTATGCCCAAAACTATGGGATTGTCTTCACCGCTTATGGGGTGGGGGCGTTGTTGGGAACCTTAGTGGCGGGACAACTGCGAGATTGGTTCGGGAGTTATGTCTATGCCTTTTATCCCATGGGAGGCTTGGCGATTGTGGGGATTGTCTTGGCAACGTTTATGTTGAAGCGCGATCGCCCTAAACTGGTGGTCTCTGAGTGAGGCTGGCTCAACGGCTACCAAATAGTTGCCATCGTTAACGTGAATCCCGGTAATTCAGGCTCTCCGCTCACCTCTGCCGGGTTTTCCAGACATTGAGGGGCCTGTTGGGGGCGATAAATCCAAACTCGACGTTGCGGGCGATCGATGAGCCAGGCCAACGATGCACCATTGTCGATGTAGTCTTGCATCTTGGCTTGTAACGTTGCCAGTGCATCGCTTTTGGAGCGCAATTCCACGACAAAATCCGGGCAAATCGGCGCAAAGGAGGCTTTCTCCTCCTCACTAAGTTGATTCCATTTGGCTCGTTTAACCCAAGAGGCATCCGGCGATCGCATGGCCCCGTTGGCGAGGGTAAAACCGGCACTGGAGTCAAACCCTAAGCCGGTTCCATCCTCTTCTGTCCAAATCCCCAGTTGTACGGCCAGGTTAAAATTGCGGTTTCCCGTATCGGAAAAAGCCGGTGGCATAATCTCAACCTCTCCCGTGGCGGCCCGTTCAATCCGCAGTTGTTCATTCGCCTGGCAGAAACTGAGGAACTCCTCACGACTCATGGGTGCCAAGGTCGGAAAGGAGACAATGACAGGAGCCGTCTCGGTTTGGATGCGAAGTACCGTCATCTGATGTAGGTTTGCCATTCCCTGACTACCAACATCGACCAAAAATTCAACTTAAAATGCCAGGAGGCGGATTTGAACCGCCGACACGAGGATTTTCAGTCCTCTGCTCTACCGACTGAGCTATCCCGGCTAGATGCCACTCAAAAACGTCCTTGTTTTTCAGTGCTTAAACATCCTAACAGATCGATTTTTAAAAGGCAACCCCCCCAACCCGAGAAATTTCTCAGACCCATTTGGGGGAGCATACCAGTGGAGCAAATCGCCCCACCGATAGGGAGTTGAGGGATTACATCGGCCGTAGACGAGTCAGCCGGAGGTTAAATGGGCCACTCCCTCCAGCACCAAAGGCGCGAACTCGGATAATATAGGTTCCCGATCGCTGAATGCGCATAAACAGCAGTGAGTTCGTGGTTCCATCGGGGCCGTCGTCATTCTCGCCAATGGTGAGGCCATCCGGAGTCAGCAGGGAGACAATGGTATCAAAGCTATCAGAGGTCACATCGATGGTAATCTGATCCCCTTCCTCTAACTCCACCACATAGTCATGGGCAAACCCTCCCTGTCCAGTTGGAATATCATTTTCTGAGAGAACCCCCGACACTTCACCGTTGGGCGGTAAGCGGGTAGGGTTATAAAGGTTCTTTTGACTTTCGATGGCTTCGGCCGTCATTACCCAACTTAAGGTAATGAGGGGAACCGTGACCAGATGCCGCGCTAACCGAGAAACCTGCTTAGACTTCATAACAAAACCTCACAACACAAACCGTTTACTGCACTATACCAACCTGACCTGATTATTCCTGATAAAACTTGTAGACGGATGCACTCCTTCAGCTTCGCGAACCGGATTCAACAGATCTTCCCCGCCTTCAGGAAAACCTGGGGCGTTCCCTTACTGATATTTTGGGCGATCGCCGTCCTCATCGATCGCCTCTGGCTGGCCATTGATCGCGGCGTCCCGGATTGGGATACGGCCGATTATCTCACCGGGAGCCTCAATTACTGGTGGGCCCTGCAAACCCCAAATTGGTTCTCAGGGGAGTGGTGGACCAATCTGTGGCTGTTGTCCTCCAAGATTCCCCCCTTTATTTATCTCATCACGGCCCCGTTCCATAATCTGTTTGGACTCTCCAGCGACGTCGCCTTTTTACCTTATATCGTCTGGACAGGACTGCTGCTGTTTACCGTCTTCGATTTAGGGCAGCATTTGTCCTCCCCGCGTGTGGGCCTCTGGGCCGCTGGACTCTGCACCCTGTTTCCCGGCCTGGTCACCTTCCGCTTCCACTATGTCTTAGATTATCCCCTGGTTGCCGCCACTTCGACCATTCTCTGGAGTTTAACCCGTTGGCGTAATAGCCAACAGCATCGGAGTTGGTGGGCGATTCTGTTTTGGCTTTCCTTAGGCTTGGGGGTGTTCTTAAAACAATCCATTGCTCTGTTTCTGGTGGTTCCCATTCTCTGGACCTTGGCGGCGTTACTGCTGAAGCGACAATGGGGACGATTTTTACAGTTGGGGGCCGCCGTTGTGGGGTCTGCTCTCATCTGGGGTTGGTGGTATCGAGCCAATTGGCTGCTAGTGCTGACGGGGAGTAAACGGGCCACCATTACCGCCGCGTCTGAACAAGGAGACCCCTCCCTACAAAGTCTCGAAGCCTGGACTTACTATTTCTTTCATCTTCCTGAACCCATCTCCTGGGTGCTGCTGTTGGGATCTCTGGCAGGACTGCTGCTGTTGGGAGCCAGACGGATGATGAAACCGATTTTTCAGGTTGCCAATGCTCCCCCCCTGCGGCCGGGAACCGTCCATTGGCTGGCGATTATTCTGTTGGGCAGTTATTTCTTTAGCTCCCTCAACCCCAATAAGAATCCCCGCTATATTCTGCCGATGTTGCCGATTCTTTCCCTGATTCTGTCCTATGGACTCATGGCCTGGGGTTGGCGGATTCGTTGGGGGATTGTGACGCTAACGGCGTTGGTGCTGGCGTTCCAACTGCGACCGATTTCTGTGTTTATGCCTACGGTATCCCGCGTTTATGTGGGAGAGCCATTCCCTCATCAGGAGGTCATCGCCAGTCTGATTGAGGAACGGCCCTATCTACGGACGACCTTGGGGGTGCTGCCGTCGACTCCCAGCCTGAATCAACATAATCTCAATTATTATGGGGCGCGGGCCAATTTCCAGGTCTATGGCCGCCAGGTGGGGATTCGCCATCAGGATGTGGCGGCGGATGTGCGATCGCTCTCCTGGTTTGTGACGCAGACGGGAGATCCCGGTTCTGTCCCTGATGCCTACCAGGATACGGTGGCCTTGGTGGAAGAGGGGGGCGACTTTGAGGTATGGCAGCAATGGCCGTTACCTCAGGGGGAAACTCTCAATCTCTATCGTCGTCAGGTTCAGCCGATTACGGTCACGGCGGAGGACATCGGCCAGTCCCCAGAGAGGCTGCAATTGCTGGGGGTGAATGTTCCTGAGCAGGTGGCGCCGGGGACTCCGGTTCCCATTACCTATAAGTGGCAAGGGGGTGAGCAGGATATCCGCGATGGGGTGCTGTTGGTGACGTGGCAGCGGACGGATGGGGAGGAGTTCTGGATTCATGACCATGCCATCACCCAACGGAAATGGATGAACCATCCGGCTCCCGGAGAGGCTCCCTGTCGCAATCATCCAGAAACTTGTCGCTTTCGCGTCTCGGAAACTTTGGCGATGTTACCTCCGGCGACGTTGACTCCGGGAACTTATGGGGTATCGGTGCAACTGCTGCATCCAGAGACGGGAGCGATTGAGGAGATTGAGAGTCCTGAGGTGCAGCTGACGGTTGACCCCAATGCTGAGGTGGTTGAGGCTCCGGAATTGGATTTGGTGACCCAACTGCGGCAGTTTGCTCAGGTGCTTCCTCAAGGGATTGATGGTTTTGATGAGATGTTTGCTGAGATTTCTCGGGTTAATCAGTATGACCCGGTTCAGGATTATCTGGATGTGGCGATTGAGTCTCTGGAGGCTCGCTTGCAACAACAGCCTCAGCGGGCGGATTGGGCCTATACGGTGGCGTTGGCTTGGATTCTCAATAAACGGGCAGACCGGGCCATTGATGCTTTTGAACGGGTAGTGGCGGTGGATGGCCAGAATCCCTATGCTCATGCCTATCTGGCGGTGGTGAATCTGTTGGATTTACATCCCTGGGCGGCTCAGGAGGCGATCGCCCAAGGGCAACAGTTACCTCAAGATATCCCGGAATGGCAGTTGCTCGATGGGGTGGCCTCGCTCATGGGCGGTAATTTCTGGCGAGCGGTTCGGGAGTTGCCATCTGGGTTGCAGGTGATTAGCGGTTCCCAGGAGGTTAATGGTGGACAAGTAAAAAAGGCAAGTTAAGACGCTAAAAAAAGCGTTTTTCAATAGCTCAAGGGGTTTGGCTTTGTCCTATTTGCTGAGACTCTAAACTTGTAGTCTGTAGGGCGGTAGCGATCGTTAGTTTACCGTCCTTGAGATTTTTTATTGAGATTTACTTGCAATAGTCAGGAGGATCGGCTATGATACGCTCGTAATTGACAATAATTTGTAATTACAGCCCCGGCTATGCCGCAGATGCTACAGCCCAACCCTATCTCCATGGACGTGTCTGAGGGGTGACTTTGCCCTCAGCTCCTGATGTCCTTGGGCGATCGCCGTTTGCAAGAACGTGCAGTCAGCCAAGGCTGGGAACTGACCCACGTTTTAACCAATGGTTGTCATGAAATCTCTCTATGTGGGGTTGAGGTTGAACGCTTGTCTGGTGTCGGGGATTCTTGAACCTCTTATGTCGTGATCTGGGGATGGATGTGACTCTCTATCCCCACTTTCTTACTCAGGTTCTGTTCCTGTTCTGCGTTTGGAAAATTGCCGTGTTTGCCACTCAAAATCCTCCGATTGCTCTTTCTCCCGTTACCCTGCGTCGCTTCCCCCAGCGGAGTTTTATTCCCTCCGAGGTGGATACGCTCTGGAAGATTAGTAAGGGGGTTGTGCGGACTGTGACCTGGAATGACGCCGGAACAACGATTAGTCTAGGCTTATGGACGGTGGGGGACGTGGTGGGTCTGGCCCTGTCTCGGGTACATCCCTATGAAATTGAATGTCTCAGTGATGTCCAGGTGCAGGCGATTCCTCGCTCTCACTGGAGACATCTGACGGAACAACTGATTGACCATGCCCAAGAATCGCAACAGCTTCTGGCGATTATCCGTCAGGAACGAATCCGCGATCGCCTGTTGGCGTTTTTGCACTGGTTATCCTATAAATTTGGTGGTGCTCATGGTGAGGGCCGCGTAATTGAGCTGAAACTCTCCCATCGGGCGATCGCCGAAATCCTGGGAACCTCTCGGGTAACGGTTACGCGCACCCTCGGTCAACTCGAAGAAGAGGGTCTGATGCAGCGTAGACGCGAGTGTTGGTATCTCAGCCATGAGAGCTTTACTTCCTAACCCCAAGGGCTGATTTAGCAGCGGAGACTGTGCCGATGCTTTGTCCGTTACAGCTTCTATGGCAAGATACATAACGTGCGGTCGGTAAGTCGTATGATAAAATCGCCCGTCGTTTTTGTTGGGAACTATAGAGCAAACACATGTCAACGATTGAAGTCGGCAGTCGAGTCCGCGTCAAGGAATCTGTCATCGTCTATCATCACCCCGAACATCGCAACGAACCATTTGACATGAAAGGGAGTGAGGGCGAGGTCTTGAATGTCATCGAAGAATTAGACGGAAAGCCGATCAGTGCCAATCTTCCGGTTCAAGTGATGTTTAAGGTGGGTAAGAAGAAGTTACGGGCCCATTTTCGGCCTGAGGAAGTGGAGGCGATCGCCGAATAACCCTCAAGCCTCATGTCCCCTTTGACCAGTCAGAGTGTTGGCGGAATGACGGTCACTCTGCATTACCCCGCCGCCAGTGACCGACCCTTAGCTTTAGCCGTCTTCCTGAAGGGGTTAAACGTAGCTCCGAGTCACTATTCCTACTATGCCCAACGTTTGGCACAGTATGGTTTTGTGGTGGCCCTACCTAATCCCGTCACCCGTTTACCTCGGCGAGACGAGTTATTTGCCGCCACCGGTTTATTTCAGGACTTACAAGCGACCTTACGCCGTGAGGGAAATCGCGTTGATTCGCCGTTGTTTCAACGGGTCGATAGTGAACGGGTTGCTCTGCTGGGTCATTCTCAGGGGGGAATTGTGGGCCTGGATGCAGTGGTGAATGCTTCAGCAGTCCCTTTGATGTCAGAGGATTACAGTTTGCCCTCTGAGTTGAAGGCGGCGGTGTTTTATGGCAGTGTCTTGGATGTGGAGTTTATCGGCGATCGCCCGCTCAATCACCATGATTTGCCCATTGCTTTGATGGCTGGGAGTCGCGATAGTTTGATGCCAGCGGCGGAGGTGCGAGATACCTATGAACGGTTGCAGAATCCTCCTAAACTCTATTTAGAGGTGGAGGGGGCTAACCACTATGGCATTACCAATGTCAATAATCCCCCCCAAGCTCCCTTAGATCCCCGTTTACCGGATGTCTCGCAAGAGATTGCCCTAGAGAATCTGGCTCGTTGGAGTGGGGTGTTTTTGCGGGCCTGGGTTTTGGAGGATGCGATCGCGCGGGCCTATCTCCAGCAGATGTTGGAGATAACCGATCCCGTTGTCTCTTTGCAAGGAGAGTTGTAGAATCGCCAGAATCACGGATGCTTAAGCCAGGCGAAGATTTCAGCGGCACTTAAATTGAGGGCAGGGATGGGGTCTGGGATGGGCAGACTTGCCTCGCTGTTCTGGAAGACTTGCGGCTGTTGTCTAGCGGGATAGACCAAAATGGTTTGACTGGTGGGATCGATGAGCCAACCCATATCAGTTCCATGGTTGAGGCTGTGTAGGATTTTATCTATGACAGGGATGGTGGCTTGATTGGGAGAGAGGATTTCAATGAGCCAATTGGGGGCGAGGTTGAAGTGGTTGGCAACATTGCCTTGCTCATCGGTGGGAATGCGGTCCCAGGTAAAAACGCCGATATCGGGGACAATGACGCGATCGCCGACAATGCAGCGTATTTCCGTGTAGGCCCGGGCAATCTTTTGCCGTTTGGTGGCAGCATTAATGGTTTCAGTTAAATCCACCTGCAAGGTGCTGTGTTGTCCTTGAGGCATAGGTTTTTGAGTGACTTGCCCTTGTTTATATTCGCTGGCGGGTTGAGTTTCGGGGTATTGCAGGAAGTCTTCGAGGGTTAGGGATGTTTCCGAAAGTTTGACCATGGGGGACTTGAGGGAACAGGTAATAGGCAATAGGCAATGGGCAATAGGCAATGGGCAATAGGCAATAGGCAATGGGCAATAGGCAATAGGCGACAGAAGGGAACGGCTAATGGCTGGGTCTATCCCTGTGGGAACTTCCGTGAGCGGGGTCTTGATCTGGGTTGGGCGATCGCCCTCTTAAGATGACCATGATAGACTTCTAGAGAGAAATTGCAACTGTCTGACCCCTGGAAATGACCGCCAATCCTGATGATCGTCCCCAGTCCTCCCCCTCCACGCCTTGGTGGCGATCGCAAGGGGAAAATATCCGTCTGATTATTATCGCCCTGGTGATTGCCCTGTTGTTACGAACCTTTGTGGCGGAACCCCGTTATATTCCCTCGGATTCTATGTTGCCCACCTTAGAACAGGGCGATCGCCTTTTGGTTGAGAAAGTCTCCTATTATTTCCACCCACCCCAACGGGGCGATGTGATTGTGTTTAGCCCCCCCGAGCAACTTCAGCGACAGGGCTATCAACGGGATCAAGCCTTCATTAAACGGGTGATTGCCCGGTCTGGGGATACCGTCTTAGTGGTTAATGGACGGTTGTATCTCAACGGAGAACCTCAAGTTGAACCCTATATCGCTGAACTGCCCCGATATCAGTGGGGGCCGGCGACGGTTCCTCCTGACCGCCTCATGGTGATGGGAGATAACCGCAATAACAGTAATGACTCCCATATTTGGGGCTTTCTGCCGGTGGAAAATGTCATTGGACGGGCGGCGATTCGCTTTTGGCCCGTTGACCGCCTGGGGGGGTTAGAGGTCTCGGTTGAGACGCTTGTTGATTTGGGCGATCGCCCCAGTCAATAACGCTCCCCCCATCAGAAGACCGATGGCCGGGGTAAACACCGGTTCCCAGAGGCGATACCAGAGGTCTAAGCCTAGGGAAAGTCCGGTTCCTCGACCGACGACGGCGAGGGCCAACCAGAGCAAACTACTGAGAACAAAAAAGAAGTTCACCACTAAGAGGGTGTTTAGCCAGTTTAAGAAGGTCTGCATTGGGGGAAATTTAAAACAGTAATGGACAATTCAGCTAGGACGCGAGCTAGGGAAAAATGGGCATACCCCTAGACATGGTAGTTTGGGGGTCACTTGATGTCCTATTTTGTGTGACTTTTATGAGTCTCAACTTAATAGCGGACACGGGGGTCGATCCAGGCGTTTAGGATATCAATCATAATGCTGATGCCGACCACGATCGCCCCAAAGAAGACCACTAATCCTTGGACGGCGGGGTAATCGCGGGCGGAAATGGCTTCGTAGAGACGACTAGCCAGGCCCGGCCAGGAGAAGGTCACTTCTGTGAGAATCGCGCCACTGAGCAGGGCCGCAAAGGTTAAACCTAAAACGGAGATGGTGGGAATGAGAGCATTTTTGAGGGCGTGGGCCAGGAGAATCCGTCGTTCGGGAATCCCTCGGGCCCGGGCGGCTTCGACGTAATCACTCTTTAGGGTTTGTTTGAGGTTGACGCGCACCACCCGTTCAAAGATACCGCTGAGGAGAATCCCCAGGGTGAGACTGGGGAGGGCGAGATGATAGAGGGCTGCAAAAAACTGTTGGGGGTTTAGGGCCAGGAGACTGTCGAGTAGGTACAGGCCGGTGATGGAGTTGGGGGTGGGAACGCCAAGGGGGAAGCGGGTTCCCAGGGGAAACCAACCCAATTGCACTGAGAAAATAAGCTGTAAGACCATCCCCATCCAGAAAACGGGAACCGAGTAGGTGAGGATGCCAAACAGCCGTCCACCGGCATCCCAGGGGGTGTTGGGACGCGAGGCCGCTAGCATTCCCACGGCGAAACCAATGAGGACGGCGACCAGCATACTGGCGACGGCTAACTCGGCGGTGGCGGGGAAGAAGTCACGGATAATTTCCCAGACGGAGAGTCCGCGACGGGCAGCGGATTCCCCTAAATCGAGACGGAGGAGGGAGCCGAGATAGGTGAGATATTGGTCGAGTAGGGACCCGGATAATCCTAATTGCGATCGCAACTCCTCTTTGAAGGCTTCTGGGGCCCGGGGGCCAAGAATGGCATCGACGGGGTCGCCGGGGGTGGCCCGCATCAGCAGAAAGACACCGGTGGCGATGGTCCAGAGCATCAGCGGCGCGAGGAGCAGTCGTGTTAAAACGTAAGCTTGTAGGGCGCGAGAACGGGACACAAGGAGTTTGGGGGTAAGGACAGTCTCAAATCGTCTCCTATCTTACAATCGAATTAAGACGAAATGATATCTTGTGCAGGTGTAGAGTGGTGCATCGACTGGAGATTGAGGATGGGGATGGAGTGAAGCAGAGTCATCAGGGGTACGATTGAGATTGACATTTGAGAGTGAACGACGATGGCAAGAAGACGGGGTTACCCCAATTATTTTAAGCGCGGTTCAATTTGGGGCTTGGCGATTTTTTTGATGATGTTGACAATTCCCTAGGGGTTGACTTTTAAAAAATTCGCTACACTTTCACTATATGGGTGATATCAAATTTTTTTATCTGTTGCCCTGCCATTTTAGGGATTGCTCTTTCAGCTTTAACTCACTATGAAGGATTATCGATTCATGTCTATGTCCTCGGACGTGCAAACCCTGGAACGCCCTTGTGTTGAACGAGTATTTGAATGCATGAGTGACGCCATCTGGACGATTGATGCGTCGTCCGGAGAGATGCTTTACCTCAATCCCGCTGCAGAACGACTGTATGGGAGGTCGCTACAGCAATTTCAGGAGGGGGGCCAGACTTGGTTTGAACAACTCGCTGAGGGCGATCGCGATCGGCTTCGCTATATCACGGCGAGCCTCGAACATACGGATGAAAGCGCTGATTTAGTTCTAGAGTATCGCATCCAACGGCCGGATGGTGAGTTTCGCTGGGTATCGAGCCAGATTTGGCAGGTATCTACAGAACGAGGTGGGCGTTTACAGGGAATTAGTAAGGATTTGACGGAGTATCGCCAAACTCAGCAGAAAAAAAATCAGTTTGAGAAGTTGGCGGCGAATCTTCCTGGGGTTATTTATCAATATGTGCTACGTCCTGATGGAGCAGCATATCACTCCTATATTAGCCCCCGCGCTCATGAACTGTATGAACTGACCCCGGAGGAGATTCAAGCCGATGTGAATACCATTTGGGATAATATTCATCCCGATGATGTGAAGTATCTTCAATCGACGATTCAGAAATCGGCCGAGAAGCTGAGTACTTGGACTTGTCAATGGCGACATTATATGCCCTCCGGAACAGTCAAGTGGTTATCTGGTATTTCTCAGCCGGAACGACGAGACAATGGTGATATTGTTTGGGATGGAGTTCTCTTTGATATTACAGAAACCAAACAACTTGAGGCAGAGCGCGATCGCTTTTTTGATTGCGCCTTAGATTTGTTTTGTATCCTGAGTTTCGATGGTTACTTTAAACGGCTTAATCCGGCTTGGACAAAGACCCTTGGATATGATATGGAGCAGTTGAAAGCTCAGCCTGTTTTAGAGTTTGTTCATCCCGATGATATCCAGGCGAGTGAGTCAAAATTGGCGAATGTTTTGGCTGGCAGAAATGTCACCGGTTTTGAGAATCGTCTGCGAACGAAGTCAGGATCTTACTGTTGGTTGTCTTGGACGGTGGTTTCGTTTCCAGATGATGGGGTGATGTATGCGATCGCCCGCGATATCAGTGACCTTAAACAGGCTCAATTGGAACGGGAACGACTCATTGCTATTATTGATGCTTCTCCCGATATTATTAGTAGCGCCGACTTAAAGGGAAATATCACCTATTTTAATCGTGGCGGACGAAAAACGTTAGGATTAGAACTTGATGAAGATGTGTCTCGGTATCACATTGAAGACTTTTTAACCCCTGAATTTGTGGCTCAATGCCGAGAATGGGTCATTCCTCAAACCTTAAAAACGGGGTCTTGGCAGGGAATTTCCCAAATCCGTCGTCGGGATGGAACCTTGATTCCCACCTCTCAGCTTATCATCGCTCATCCAGAAACTCCCCAATCTGAAGCCTATCTGTCCACGATTATTCGCGATATTTCTGATGTTCAAGAGATTGAGCGACAACTGCGACAAAAAGAGAATTTTCTGCGAACGATTTATGATAATCAGGGAAATATTGTCTTTGTGGTAGATGTCTGCGACGATGGGAGCTTTCGCTTTGCAGGCTGGAATGGATTTACCGAACGAAT contains these protein-coding regions:
- the lepB gene encoding signal peptidase I; amino-acid sequence: MTANPDDRPQSSPSTPWWRSQGENIRLIIIALVIALLLRTFVAEPRYIPSDSMLPTLEQGDRLLVEKVSYYFHPPQRGDVIVFSPPEQLQRQGYQRDQAFIKRVIARSGDTVLVVNGRLYLNGEPQVEPYIAELPRYQWGPATVPPDRLMVMGDNRNNSNDSHIWGFLPVENVIGRAAIRFWPVDRLGGLEVSVETLVDLGDRPSQ
- a CDS encoding ABC transporter permease — encoded protein: MSRSRALQAYVLTRLLLAPLMLWTIATGVFLLMRATPGDPVDAILGPRAPEAFKEELRSQLGLSGSLLDQYLTYLGSLLRLDLGESAARRGLSVWEIIRDFFPATAELAVASMLVAVLIGFAVGMLAASRPNTPWDAGGRLFGILTYSVPVFWMGMVLQLIFSVQLGWFPLGTRFPLGVPTPNSITGLYLLDSLLALNPQQFFAALYHLALPSLTLGILLSGIFERVVRVNLKQTLKSDYVEAARARGIPERRILLAHALKNALIPTISVLGLTFAALLSGAILTEVTFSWPGLASRLYEAISARDYPAVQGLVVFFGAIVVGISIMIDILNAWIDPRVRY